Proteins from a genomic interval of Streptomyces sp. NBC_00820:
- a CDS encoding RluA family pseudouridine synthase, whose product MSTIPEIRTLPVPDGLEGERVDAAISRMFGFSRTKAAELAAAGKVQVDGAVVGKSERVHGGAWLEVEMPQAPAPVQVVAEPVEGMEIVYDDDDVVVIVKPVGVAAHPSPGWTGTTVIGGLAAAGYRISTSGAAERQGIVHRLDVGTSGLMVVAKSERAYTSLKRQFKERTVDKRYHTLVQGHPDPTSGTIDAPIGRHPQHDYKWAVTAEGKPSVTHYDLIEAFRAASLLDVKLETGRTHQIRVHMAAHRHPCVGDLTYGADPTLSKRLGLQRQWLHAVRLGFEHPADGQWVEFESDYPEDLRQALDRVREETYA is encoded by the coding sequence GTGAGCACGATTCCCGAGATCCGAACCCTGCCCGTGCCGGACGGCCTGGAGGGCGAGCGCGTAGACGCCGCCATCTCCCGCATGTTCGGCTTCTCCCGCACGAAGGCTGCGGAGCTGGCCGCGGCCGGCAAGGTCCAGGTCGACGGCGCGGTGGTCGGCAAGTCGGAGCGGGTGCACGGCGGCGCGTGGCTCGAGGTCGAGATGCCGCAGGCGCCCGCGCCGGTCCAGGTGGTCGCCGAGCCGGTCGAGGGCATGGAGATCGTGTACGACGACGATGACGTGGTGGTTATCGTCAAGCCGGTCGGCGTGGCCGCGCACCCCTCGCCGGGCTGGACCGGCACGACCGTCATCGGCGGCCTCGCCGCCGCCGGGTACCGGATCTCCACCTCTGGCGCCGCCGAGCGCCAGGGCATCGTGCACCGCCTCGACGTCGGCACCTCCGGCCTGATGGTCGTCGCCAAGTCGGAGCGCGCGTACACCTCGCTCAAGCGCCAGTTCAAGGAGCGCACGGTCGACAAGCGCTACCACACCCTCGTCCAGGGCCACCCGGACCCGACGAGCGGCACGATCGACGCGCCCATCGGCCGTCACCCCCAGCACGACTACAAGTGGGCGGTCACCGCCGAGGGCAAGCCCTCCGTCACCCACTACGACCTCATCGAGGCCTTCCGCGCCGCCTCCCTGCTCGACGTGAAGCTGGAGACCGGCCGCACCCACCAGATCCGCGTCCACATGGCCGCCCACCGCCACCCCTGCGTCGGTGACCTGACCTACGGCGCCGACCCCACACTCTCCAAGCGGCTGGGCCTGCAGCGCCAGTGGCTGCACGCCGTCCGGCTCGGCTTCGAGCACCCCGCGGACGGGCAGTGGGTGGAGTTCGAGAGCGACTACCCGGAGGACCTGCGGCAGGCCCTCGACCGGGTCCGTGAGGAGACGTACGCGTGA
- a CDS encoding dienelactone hydrolase family protein: MNIMLFHSVYGLTPAVREAAERLRAAGHEVWTPDLFEGRTFDTVEEGMEFKEQLGKEELLKRAVLASAPYSERGLVYAGLSLGASVAQTLALGDEKAKGLLLLHGTSDIAPNATAEDLPVQLHVAEPDPFETDDWLSAWYLQMGRTGADVEVYRYPGAGHVYTDPELPDYDEEAAEATWRVALGFLDSLD, from the coding sequence ATGAACATCATGCTCTTTCACTCGGTCTACGGGCTCACGCCTGCCGTGCGCGAGGCCGCTGAGCGGCTGCGGGCGGCCGGGCACGAGGTGTGGACGCCGGACCTCTTCGAGGGGCGCACCTTCGACACGGTCGAGGAGGGCATGGAGTTCAAGGAGCAGCTCGGCAAGGAGGAGCTGCTGAAGCGGGCGGTGCTGGCCTCCGCGCCCTACTCGGAGCGGGGCCTGGTGTACGCGGGACTCTCGCTCGGCGCCTCCGTCGCGCAGACCCTGGCGCTCGGCGACGAGAAGGCGAAGGGGCTGCTGCTCCTGCACGGCACGTCGGACATCGCGCCGAACGCGACGGCGGAGGACCTGCCGGTGCAGCTGCACGTGGCGGAGCCGGACCCGTTCGAGACGGACGACTGGCTCAGCGCCTGGTACCTGCAGATGGGCCGCACCGGCGCCGACGTGGAGGTCTACCGCTACCCCGGGGCCGGTCACGTCTACACCGACCCCGAGCTGCCGGACTACGACGAGGAGGCCGCCGAGGCCACCTGGCGGGTGGCACTCGGCTTCCTCGACTCCCTGGACTGA
- a CDS encoding Na+/H+ antiporter: MDQLGLLFVLLLGAVLSVPVGDRLGLPAPVLMTLLGIVLALLDFVPDVNIPPELILPALLPPLLYAVVRRTSWRQFAANKRPIFLLAVALVFVTTVCVAAVAHAIVPGLPAAAAVALGALIAPPDPVAATAVAGQLGLPRRLVSILEGEGLFNDVTAIVLYHVAIAAVVSGSFSPWRAGLDLILSAVVAVAVGLALGWCANRLLDILGDATLQIGLTLLVPYASYLLAERLHGSGVLAVLTTALYLAEYATDADDVTRRLTGHAFWGVVETLVTGVAFGLIGLELHSAIRTAAGRWGQLLGWAAAVTAVVVIVRLLWLLPAATLTKRLHATRGRDEDIPMTWRETVVMWWSGMRGVASVALALAVPLTIHDGSPFPDRDEIVFIAFGVIMATLVLQGLTLPWLVKRLGVRADTDREKEFEEELATRATRAAKMRLREIEAAEELPEELSEQLLRRAFDIGLRISPGIGDEERRAGYEQRGRRLKRARLIQSEMLSAARHEVLAARSEPGADPEIVDRVLRHLDVRSLR; the protein is encoded by the coding sequence GTGGACCAGTTGGGCCTGTTGTTCGTGCTGCTGCTCGGGGCCGTGCTGAGCGTCCCGGTCGGGGACCGGCTGGGACTGCCCGCGCCGGTGCTCATGACGCTGCTCGGGATCGTCCTCGCGCTGCTCGACTTCGTGCCGGACGTGAACATCCCGCCCGAGCTGATCCTGCCCGCGCTGCTCCCGCCGCTGCTGTACGCCGTGGTGCGGCGCACGTCGTGGCGGCAGTTCGCGGCCAACAAACGGCCGATCTTCCTGCTGGCCGTGGCCTTGGTGTTCGTCACCACCGTGTGTGTGGCCGCGGTCGCCCACGCGATCGTGCCCGGACTGCCGGCCGCCGCCGCCGTGGCGCTCGGCGCGCTGATCGCCCCGCCCGACCCGGTCGCCGCCACCGCCGTCGCCGGGCAGCTCGGGCTGCCGCGCCGGCTGGTGTCGATCCTGGAGGGCGAGGGGCTGTTCAACGACGTGACGGCCATCGTGCTGTACCACGTGGCGATCGCCGCCGTCGTCAGCGGGAGCTTCTCACCGTGGCGGGCCGGGCTCGACCTGATCCTGTCCGCCGTGGTCGCGGTCGCCGTGGGGCTCGCGCTGGGCTGGTGCGCGAACCGGCTGCTGGACATCCTCGGGGACGCGACGCTGCAGATCGGGCTGACGCTGCTGGTGCCGTACGCGTCCTATCTGCTCGCCGAGCGGCTGCACGGATCCGGCGTGCTCGCCGTCCTCACCACCGCGCTGTACCTCGCCGAGTACGCCACCGACGCCGACGACGTGACGAGGCGGCTCACCGGGCACGCCTTCTGGGGCGTCGTCGAAACGCTCGTCACCGGTGTCGCGTTCGGGTTGATCGGGCTCGAACTGCACAGCGCGATCCGGACGGCGGCCGGGCGGTGGGGTCAACTGCTCGGCTGGGCGGCCGCGGTGACGGCGGTGGTCGTGATCGTACGACTGCTGTGGCTGCTGCCCGCCGCCACGCTGACCAAGCGGCTGCACGCCACCCGGGGCCGCGACGAGGACATCCCGATGACGTGGCGGGAGACCGTCGTCATGTGGTGGTCGGGGATGCGGGGGGTGGCGTCGGTGGCGCTGGCGCTGGCCGTGCCGCTGACGATCCATGACGGTTCGCCGTTTCCCGACCGCGACGAGATCGTGTTCATCGCGTTCGGGGTGATCATGGCGACGCTGGTGCTGCAGGGGCTGACCCTGCCGTGGCTGGTGAAGCGGCTGGGGGTGCGGGCCGACACGGACCGGGAGAAGGAGTTCGAGGAGGAACTGGCGACGCGGGCGACGAGAGCGGCGAAAATGCGGCTGCGGGAGATCGAGGCGGCGGAGGAACTCCCGGAGGAGCTGTCCGAGCAGTTGCTGCGGCGGGCCTTCGACATCGGGCTGCGGATCAGTCCGGGCATCGGGGACGAGGAGCGGCGCGCGGGGTACGAGCAGCGCGGGCGGCGGCTGAAACGCGCGCGGCTCATCCAGTCGGAGATGCTCAGCGCCGCACGCCATGAGGTGCTGGCGGCACGGAGCGAGCCGGGCGCGGACCCGGAGATCGTGGACCGGGTGCTCCGACATCTCGACGTGCGGAGCCTGCGCTGA
- the lspA gene encoding signal peptidase II: MAEAERTIGTSDIPGDSGERTGTPGAPAGSGAPHGPGVSGADGQGPADERKTGRRRRIAVLFAVAAFAYALDLVSKMLVVAKLENHAPIKVIGDLLELNAIRNPGAAFGVGAAFTIIFTLIAAIVIVVIIRLARKLYSLPWAVALGLLLGGALGNLTDRVFRSPGLFEGKVVDFIAPKGFAVFNLADSAIVCGGILIVLLSFRGLDPDGTVHKD; the protein is encoded by the coding sequence GTGGCAGAGGCGGAGCGCACCATCGGTACGTCGGACATCCCGGGGGACAGTGGCGAGCGGACGGGGACGCCCGGAGCGCCCGCGGGGTCCGGCGCGCCCCACGGGCCCGGCGTGTCCGGTGCGGACGGGCAGGGTCCGGCCGACGAGCGGAAGACCGGGCGCAGGCGCCGGATCGCCGTGCTGTTCGCGGTGGCCGCGTTCGCGTACGCCCTCGACCTGGTCAGCAAGATGCTCGTGGTCGCCAAGCTGGAGAACCACGCGCCGATCAAGGTGATCGGCGACCTGCTGGAGCTGAACGCCATCCGCAACCCCGGCGCGGCCTTCGGCGTCGGCGCGGCCTTCACGATCATCTTCACCCTGATCGCGGCCATCGTGATCGTGGTGATCATCCGGCTGGCCCGCAAGCTCTACAGCCTGCCCTGGGCCGTCGCGCTGGGCCTGCTGCTCGGCGGCGCGCTCGGCAACCTCACCGACCGCGTCTTCCGGTCGCCCGGGCTCTTCGAGGGCAAGGTGGTGGACTTCATCGCGCCCAAGGGCTTCGCGGTGTTCAACCTGGCCGACTCGGCGATCGTCTGCGGCGGCATCCTGATCGTGCTGCTGTCCTTCCGCGGCCTGGACCCGGACGGCACGGTCCACAAGGACTGA
- a CDS encoding GNAT family N-acetyltransferase, giving the protein MSAPYTVRIAEDPADREACFAVRKEVFVAEQGVPEDLEYDAYDAGAVHVLAVREDGVPLGTGRLLHGEAAAGQTGGDALAGSLGRLAVVKEARGLGVGVALVRAIEDAARARGLTTVDLHAQTHALGFYERLGYEAYGPEYAEAGIPHQGMRRAL; this is encoded by the coding sequence GTGAGTGCGCCGTACACCGTCCGGATCGCCGAGGACCCTGCCGACCGCGAGGCCTGCTTCGCGGTGCGCAAGGAGGTCTTCGTCGCCGAGCAGGGCGTCCCGGAGGACCTGGAGTACGACGCCTACGATGCCGGCGCCGTGCATGTGCTGGCGGTCCGCGAGGACGGCGTACCGCTGGGCACCGGGCGGCTGCTGCACGGCGAGGCGGCGGCCGGACAGACCGGCGGGGACGCCCTTGCCGGCTCCCTGGGGCGGCTGGCCGTCGTCAAGGAGGCGCGCGGACTGGGTGTCGGCGTGGCCCTGGTGCGGGCCATCGAGGACGCGGCCCGCGCGCGGGGGCTGACGACGGTCGACCTGCATGCCCAGACGCACGCCCTGGGTTTCTACGAGCGGCTCGGCTACGAGGCGTACGGCCCGGAGTACGCCGAGGCCGGCATCCCGCATCAGGGGATGCGGCGCGCGCTGTAG
- a CDS encoding TraR/DksA family transcriptional regulator, translating to MKTAAETKTADKKAVDKKAGARKAADTAAAKKTATKDEASEAAGAAKEKASGESPTKKPSSKRAAAKKTAAEKAAAKETAAAKETAAEKAVVVGAGAEEAVLREPSSAEPSAKKSTSRRAAAKKPAGKRPVREGKAVAEKAAAGKSTANKAGAARAAKQTGATTVVAKKTPGTATAAQTAVPKARLAAVEPGELAVRPGEDPWTPKEVEEARAELTAEAERLRKEISSSEASLVGLMRDSGDGAGDDQADTGTKNITREHEMALAANAREMLIQTERALERLDAGTYGLCENCGNPIGKARMQAFPRATLCVECKQKQERRS from the coding sequence TTGAAGACGGCGGCCGAGACGAAGACAGCCGACAAGAAGGCGGTCGACAAGAAGGCGGGCGCCAGGAAGGCGGCCGATACCGCGGCCGCGAAGAAGACGGCCACCAAGGATGAGGCGTCCGAGGCGGCGGGAGCTGCCAAGGAGAAGGCGTCCGGGGAGTCTCCTACGAAGAAGCCGTCGTCGAAGCGGGCGGCCGCCAAGAAGACGGCTGCCGAGAAGGCGGCCGCCAAGGAGACGGCTGCCGCCAAGGAGACGGCTGCCGAGAAGGCGGTTGTCGTAGGGGCGGGTGCCGAGGAGGCGGTCCTTAGGGAACCGTCCTCCGCGGAGCCCTCCGCCAAGAAGTCCACCTCCCGGCGCGCGGCTGCGAAGAAGCCCGCCGGGAAGAGGCCGGTCCGGGAGGGGAAGGCCGTCGCGGAGAAGGCGGCCGCAGGCAAGAGCACGGCCAACAAGGCGGGCGCGGCGCGGGCCGCGAAGCAGACGGGAGCCACGACAGTGGTTGCGAAGAAGACTCCTGGCACGGCCACGGCGGCACAGACCGCCGTTCCCAAGGCGCGCCTAGCCGCGGTGGAGCCCGGCGAACTGGCGGTGCGCCCTGGCGAGGATCCCTGGACTCCGAAGGAGGTCGAGGAGGCCCGTGCGGAGCTGACGGCCGAGGCGGAGCGCCTGAGGAAGGAGATCAGCTCCTCCGAGGCCTCCCTGGTGGGCCTGATGCGGGACTCCGGGGACGGTGCCGGCGACGACCAGGCCGACACCGGGACCAAGAACATCACCCGCGAACACGAGATGGCGCTGGCCGCCAACGCGCGCGAGATGCTGATCCAGACCGAGCGCGCCCTGGAAAGGCTTGACGCGGGCACCTACGGCCTGTGCGAGAACTGCGGCAATCCCATCGGCAAGGCCCGCATGCAGGCGTTCCCGAGGGCCACCCTGTGCGTGGAGTGCAAACAGAAGCAGGAACGTCGCTCCTGA
- a CDS encoding alkaline phosphatase D family protein: MTSRHPSLAALKGLKGLNSLAPSRRTVVKAAAATAVLAGPLAAALPARAAADAPAFLHGVASGDPLPDGVLLWTRVTPAPDATPGSGLGPDTEVSWTVARDKALTNVVARGSTTATAASDHTVKADIRGLEPATDYWFRFSAGSTVSPVARTRTAPAADAAVPGLRFGVVSCANWEAGWFSAYRHLAARADLDAWLHLGDYIYEYKSGEYAARGTVVRPHAPANEILTLADYRIRHANHKTDPDLQALHLKAPVIAIWDDHEFADNAWSGGAVNHTEGAEGTWSARQAAAKQAYFEWMPVRPAIAGTTYRRLRFGKLADLSLLDLRSFRSQQAATASGAVDDPDRTLTGRAQLDWLKAGLKASDTRWRLVGNSVMISPVSFGSLSADLLKPLAKLLGLPQEGIAVNTDQWDGYTDDRRELLDHLRANAIGNTVFLTGDIHMAWANDVPHDAGTYPLSASAATEFVVTSVTSDNLDDIVKVPEGTVSAIASPVLRAANRHVHWVDTDRHGYGVLDITADRAQMDYYVLSDRTDPDATSTWVRSYRTPSGSQRVERAYDPV, encoded by the coding sequence GTGACCAGTCGACACCCATCACTCGCCGCCCTCAAGGGCCTCAAGGGCCTCAACTCCCTTGCCCCCAGCCGCCGTACGGTCGTGAAGGCCGCGGCGGCCACCGCGGTCCTGGCCGGCCCGCTGGCCGCCGCCCTCCCGGCCCGCGCCGCCGCGGACGCCCCCGCCTTCCTGCACGGTGTCGCCTCCGGCGACCCCCTCCCCGACGGCGTCCTGCTGTGGACGCGCGTGACCCCCGCCCCCGACGCGACACCCGGCTCCGGGCTCGGCCCGGACACCGAGGTGAGCTGGACCGTCGCCAGGGACAAGGCGCTGACGAACGTCGTCGCCCGGGGCTCCACCACCGCCACGGCCGCCTCCGACCACACCGTGAAGGCCGACATACGCGGCCTCGAACCGGCCACCGACTACTGGTTCCGCTTCTCGGCCGGCAGCACCGTCTCCCCCGTGGCACGCACCCGCACCGCGCCGGCCGCCGACGCCGCCGTGCCCGGCCTGCGCTTCGGCGTGGTCTCCTGCGCCAACTGGGAGGCGGGCTGGTTCTCCGCCTACCGGCACCTCGCCGCCCGCGCCGACCTCGACGCGTGGCTGCACCTGGGCGACTACATCTACGAGTACAAGTCCGGCGAGTACGCGGCCCGGGGCACGGTCGTCCGCCCGCACGCACCGGCCAACGAGATCCTCACGCTCGCCGACTACCGGATCCGGCACGCCAACCACAAGACCGACCCCGACCTCCAGGCGCTGCACCTGAAGGCCCCGGTCATCGCGATCTGGGACGACCACGAGTTCGCCGACAACGCCTGGTCGGGCGGCGCGGTCAACCACACGGAGGGCGCCGAGGGCACCTGGTCGGCCCGTCAGGCCGCCGCCAAGCAGGCCTACTTCGAGTGGATGCCGGTCCGCCCCGCGATCGCCGGCACCACCTACCGCCGGCTGCGCTTCGGCAAGCTCGCCGACCTGTCCCTGCTGGACCTGCGCTCCTTCCGCTCCCAGCAGGCCGCCACGGCCAGCGGCGCGGTGGACGACCCGGACCGTACGCTCACCGGGCGCGCCCAGCTCGACTGGCTCAAGGCGGGGCTGAAGGCCTCCGACACCAGGTGGCGGCTGGTCGGCAACTCGGTGATGATCTCGCCGGTCTCCTTCGGTTCCCTGTCCGCGGACCTGCTCAAGCCGCTCGCCAAGCTGCTGGGGCTGCCGCAGGAGGGCATCGCCGTCAACACCGACCAGTGGGACGGCTACACCGACGACCGCCGCGAACTGCTGGACCACCTGCGCGCCAACGCCATCGGCAACACCGTCTTCCTGACCGGTGACATCCACATGGCGTGGGCCAACGACGTGCCCCACGACGCGGGCACCTACCCGCTGTCGGCGTCGGCGGCCACCGAGTTCGTGGTCACCTCGGTCACCTCCGACAACCTCGACGACATCGTCAAGGTCCCCGAGGGAACCGTCTCGGCGATCGCCTCACCGGTCCTGCGTGCCGCCAACCGGCACGTGCACTGGGTGGACACCGACCGCCACGGCTACGGCGTCCTGGACATCACGGCCGACCGCGCGCAGATGGACTACTACGTGCTGTCCGACCGCACGGACCCCGACGCGACCTCCACGTGGGTGCGTTCGTACCGCACCCCCAGCGGCAGCCAGCGGGTCGAGCGGGCCTACGACCCGGTGTGA
- a CDS encoding thioredoxin domain-containing protein, with translation MSQRNTQSAKTAARERLREERERQAKRDKAKRQLVVAASVVAVLAAAGGIGYFVVQANKPSHWEAVKKDTVVAPAHTTDDKGTTVVIGKDTAKKTLKVYEDPRCPVCAQFEQTAGSALKKDVDDGKFKMQYVGATFIDSHDNGEGSKNALSALGAALDVSPEAFLEYKSALYSTKWHPDETTDKFKDDGYLLKVADTVPALKSNAKFRDAVEKGTYDAWAMAMSKTFDDNKDGVSGTPSFVMDGKKVTADAQGNPPMTVADFNRVVDAALKG, from the coding sequence ATGAGCCAGCGGAACACCCAGTCGGCGAAGACGGCGGCCCGGGAGCGGCTGCGCGAGGAGCGCGAGCGGCAGGCCAAGCGCGACAAGGCCAAGAGGCAGCTCGTCGTGGCCGCCTCGGTCGTGGCCGTGCTGGCCGCGGCCGGCGGCATCGGCTACTTCGTCGTCCAGGCGAACAAGCCCAGCCACTGGGAGGCCGTGAAGAAGGACACGGTCGTCGCCCCGGCCCACACCACGGACGACAAGGGCACCACCGTCGTCATCGGCAAGGACACCGCCAAGAAGACCCTCAAGGTCTACGAGGACCCGCGCTGCCCGGTCTGCGCCCAGTTCGAGCAGACGGCCGGCTCGGCGCTGAAGAAGGACGTCGACGACGGCAAGTTCAAGATGCAGTACGTCGGCGCCACGTTCATCGACAGCCACGACAACGGCGAGGGTTCCAAGAACGCGCTGAGCGCCCTCGGTGCCGCGCTGGACGTCAGCCCCGAGGCGTTCCTGGAGTACAAGAGCGCGCTGTACTCGACGAAGTGGCACCCGGACGAGACCACCGACAAGTTCAAGGACGACGGCTACCTCCTCAAGGTCGCCGACACGGTGCCCGCGCTGAAGAGCAACGCGAAGTTCCGCGACGCGGTCGAGAAGGGCACCTACGACGCCTGGGCGATGGCCATGTCGAAGACCTTCGACGACAACAAGGACGGCGTGAGCGGCACGCCGAGCTTCGTCATGGACGGCAAGAAGGTCACGGCCGACGCCCAGGGCAACCCGCCCATGACGGTGGCCGACTTCAACCGGGTGGTGGATGCGGCCCTCAAGGGCTGA
- a CDS encoding DUF2252 domain-containing protein, producing the protein MPVPQLSDEQRGEEILAVFDTAFGRLLAADPAAFRVKFRKMAASAFAFYRGTAGLFYHDLTANAQFGSKRGGPYLDERTSRVWIHGDLHAENFGTYMDSNGRLVFNVNDFDEAYVGPFTWDLKRFAASVALIGYAKALSDEQITELVTVYAAAYRERVHSLATGAKRDEVPPFTLDTAQGPLLDALRDARALTRFELLDSMTEIRDFERRFAAGGGSIELDAATRYKVLAAFDGYLETLPDSSLARPDSYRVKDVVGRRGIGIGSAGLPSYNILLEGHSDALENDVVIYIKQAQTPAVSRHVTDAEIGGYFQHEGHRTVISQRALQAHADPWLGWTELDGAGQLVAEVSPYAVDLDWSDIDDPEEIAAVVADLGRATATMHAAADDTSGESLVPFSTERAIDAALAADEEGFAPLLVDFAHAYGARARADHQIFVDLFRNGRIPGL; encoded by the coding sequence ATGCCGGTCCCCCAGCTCAGCGACGAGCAGCGCGGCGAGGAGATCCTCGCCGTCTTCGACACCGCCTTCGGCCGGCTCCTGGCCGCCGACCCCGCCGCCTTCCGGGTGAAGTTCCGCAAGATGGCGGCCTCGGCGTTCGCGTTCTACCGGGGCACGGCGGGCCTCTTCTACCACGACCTCACCGCGAACGCCCAGTTCGGCTCGAAGCGCGGCGGCCCGTACCTGGACGAGCGCACCTCGCGGGTGTGGATCCACGGCGACCTGCACGCCGAGAACTTCGGCACCTACATGGACTCCAACGGCCGCCTGGTCTTCAACGTCAACGACTTCGACGAGGCCTACGTCGGCCCGTTCACCTGGGACCTCAAGCGCTTCGCCGCCTCCGTCGCCCTGATCGGGTACGCGAAGGCGCTCAGCGACGAGCAGATCACCGAGCTGGTGACGGTGTACGCGGCGGCCTACCGCGAGCGCGTCCACTCCCTGGCCACGGGCGCCAAACGCGACGAGGTTCCGCCCTTCACGCTGGACACCGCGCAGGGTCCGCTGCTGGACGCGCTGCGTGACGCCCGCGCGCTCACCCGCTTCGAGCTGCTGGACTCGATGACCGAGATCCGCGACTTCGAGCGCCGTTTCGCGGCCGGCGGCGGTTCCATCGAGCTGGACGCGGCCACCCGCTACAAGGTGCTGGCGGCCTTCGACGGCTACCTGGAGACGCTGCCGGACTCCTCGCTGGCCCGCCCGGACTCCTACCGGGTCAAGGACGTCGTCGGCCGCCGGGGCATCGGCATCGGCTCGGCCGGTCTGCCGTCGTACAACATCCTCCTGGAGGGTCACAGCGACGCCCTGGAGAACGATGTCGTGATCTACATCAAGCAGGCCCAGACCCCGGCCGTCTCCCGGCACGTCACCGACGCGGAGATCGGCGGGTACTTCCAGCACGAGGGCCACCGCACGGTGATCTCCCAGCGCGCCCTGCAGGCGCACGCCGACCCGTGGCTGGGCTGGACCGAGCTGGACGGCGCCGGCCAGCTGGTCGCCGAGGTCTCGCCGTACGCCGTCGACCTGGACTGGAGCGACATCGACGACCCGGAGGAGATCGCGGCGGTCGTCGCCGACCTCGGCCGGGCCACGGCCACGATGCACGCGGCCGCCGACGACACCTCCGGCGAGTCCCTGGTGCCGTTCTCCACCGAGCGGGCCATCGACGCGGCACTCGCGGCCGACGAGGAGGGCTTCGCGCCCCTGCTGGTGGACTTCGCGCACGCCTACGGCGCACGCGCGCGTGCCGACCACCAGATCTTCGTGGACCTGTTCCGCAACGGCCGCATCCCGGGGCTGTGA